In a single window of the Candidatus Dependentiae bacterium genome:
- a CDS encoding SpoVG family protein, with protein sequence MKITEVKVYLANEGKLKGYATMVIDGCFIVRDMKIIKSDNKGYFVSMPSRRKKDGTFKDIVHPLDAETRKTIEETIVAEYKKAIEEA encoded by the coding sequence ATGAAAATTACCGAGGTAAAAGTATACTTGGCAAACGAAGGCAAACTTAAAGGTTATGCAACTATGGTTATTGATGGTTGTTTTATTGTAAGAGACATGAAAATTATTAAAAGCGACAACAAAGGATATTTTGTTTCAATGCCATCACGACGCAAAAAAGACGGTACATTTAAAGATATAGTACATCCATTGGATGCAGAAACAAGAAAAACAATTGAAGAAACAATTGTAGCTGAATATAAAAAAGCAATAGAAGAAGCTTGA